In Rhododendron vialii isolate Sample 1 chromosome 9a, ASM3025357v1, the following are encoded in one genomic region:
- the LOC131299510 gene encoding serpin-ZXA-like, translating to MKEMGMSFPVMENPEDFAEMVEIPEGLPFFQSSMIQKAFIEVDEKGTVATAVTMYGAEGCSMSLPKRTSFVADHPFMFIIMEDRSKLVIFTGGVLDPSKG from the coding sequence ATGAAGGAGATGGGGATGTCGTTCCCTGTCATGGAAAATCCGGAAGACTTTGCCGAGATGGTTGAAATTCCCGAGGGTCTCCCATTTTTTCAATCAAGCATGATTCAAAAGGCTTTTATTGAGGTAGACGAGAAAGGCACAGTAGCTACAGCAGTTACTATGTATGGCGCAGAAGGATGTTCCATGTCCCTACCAAAACGAACAAGTTTCGTTGCTGATCATCCTTTCATGTTCATAATTATGGAAGACAGATCAAAGTTGGTTATCTTCACAGGAGGTGTGCTCGATCCAAGCAAAGGCTAA
- the LOC131301986 gene encoding uncharacterized protein LOC131301986 isoform X1, whose translation MNVAADGKIVDCKTKLAAKFPSNSGEKMRLNTDVLSKLRVRKAKGGDGPFAKKIKPRLTRKSKESDPLTFVDSGIVCTRGTPSTGQKSADKVEASPKNQGNDVEILESDSRVDTKGKSVEDPSILRDPHDALNKLTDFPFVADMKLVDKMSNKELSEKNLVATSQAAVYAYAVSTRLLRNLNYSWGLEDMYKKATAEREDMVLMLDRAQTKIRMYEEQLVNKVSLLKTCVEQSVARDKEIRELKQEIVRMRESVTEEKDMAVAAYKESQSFVDSMTVYFFEGFEAFRRRATSEYPDKDFKKFEADDYLASLISEGQVTEEELFNETNTNTGNLLATDEDDYKKTQKGKSE comes from the exons atgaatGTGGCAGCCGACGGCAAAATTGTTGATTGCAAAACCAAACTTGCAGCAAAATTTCCTTCCAATTCAG GTGAGAAGATGAGGCTCAACACAGACGTGTTGTCCAAATTGAGGGTGAGGAAAGCCAAGGGTGGCGATGGGCCCTTCGCTAAAAAGATCAAGCCAAGGCTGACTCGAAAATCTAAAGAGTCCGATCCTTTAACCTTCGTGGACTCTGGCATAGTTTGCACCCGTGGTACTCCTAGCACAGGGCAAAAGTCTGCGGACAAGGTTGAGGCCTCACCCAAGAACCAGGGTAATGATGTTGAGATACTGGAGTCCGATTCAAGGGTAGACACAAAGGGAAAGAGCGTCGAGGACCCTTCTATTTTGAGGGACCCTCACGACGCTCTGAACAAGTTGACCGATTTTCCATTTGTTGCTGACATGAAGCTTGTTGACAAGATGAGTAACAAGGAGTTATCTGAGAAGAACTTGGTTGCTACAAGTCAG GCTGCAGTGTATGCTTACGCGGTTTCAACCCGGCTCCTTAGAAACCTCAACTATTCTTGGGGATTGGAAGACATGTACAAGAAAGCTACGGCTGAACGGGAGGATATGGTGTTGATGCTAGATCGAGCCCAGACTAAGATTAGGATGTACGAGGAGCAGCTCGTCAACAAGGTGAGTCTGCTCAAGACATGCGTAGAGCAATCTGTTGCGAGGGACAAAGAAATCCGCGAGCTCAAGCAAGAGATTGTCCGGATGAGAGAATCAGTTACTGAGGAGAAGGACATGGCCGTGGCGGCTTACAAAGAGTCACAAAGCTTTGTTGACTCGATGACCGTCTACTTCTTCGAAGGTTTTGAAGCTTTCAGGCGACGAGCCACTTCTGAGTACCCTGATAAGGACTTCAAGAAATTCGAAGCCGATGACTACCTAGCTTCGCTTATTTCTGAGGGCCAGGTCACCGAGGAGGAACTTTTTAATGAAACCAACACCAACACTGGTAACCTGCTAGCTACTGATGAAGACGATTATAAGAAGACGCAAAAAGGCAAGTCTGAGTAG
- the LOC131301986 gene encoding uncharacterized protein LOC131301986 isoform X2 encodes MRLNTDVLSKLRVRKAKGGDGPFAKKIKPRLTRKSKESDPLTFVDSGIVCTRGTPSTGQKSADKVEASPKNQGNDVEILESDSRVDTKGKSVEDPSILRDPHDALNKLTDFPFVADMKLVDKMSNKELSEKNLVATSQAAVYAYAVSTRLLRNLNYSWGLEDMYKKATAEREDMVLMLDRAQTKIRMYEEQLVNKVSLLKTCVEQSVARDKEIRELKQEIVRMRESVTEEKDMAVAAYKESQSFVDSMTVYFFEGFEAFRRRATSEYPDKDFKKFEADDYLASLISEGQVTEEELFNETNTNTGNLLATDEDDYKKTQKGKSE; translated from the exons ATGAGGCTCAACACAGACGTGTTGTCCAAATTGAGGGTGAGGAAAGCCAAGGGTGGCGATGGGCCCTTCGCTAAAAAGATCAAGCCAAGGCTGACTCGAAAATCTAAAGAGTCCGATCCTTTAACCTTCGTGGACTCTGGCATAGTTTGCACCCGTGGTACTCCTAGCACAGGGCAAAAGTCTGCGGACAAGGTTGAGGCCTCACCCAAGAACCAGGGTAATGATGTTGAGATACTGGAGTCCGATTCAAGGGTAGACACAAAGGGAAAGAGCGTCGAGGACCCTTCTATTTTGAGGGACCCTCACGACGCTCTGAACAAGTTGACCGATTTTCCATTTGTTGCTGACATGAAGCTTGTTGACAAGATGAGTAACAAGGAGTTATCTGAGAAGAACTTGGTTGCTACAAGTCAG GCTGCAGTGTATGCTTACGCGGTTTCAACCCGGCTCCTTAGAAACCTCAACTATTCTTGGGGATTGGAAGACATGTACAAGAAAGCTACGGCTGAACGGGAGGATATGGTGTTGATGCTAGATCGAGCCCAGACTAAGATTAGGATGTACGAGGAGCAGCTCGTCAACAAGGTGAGTCTGCTCAAGACATGCGTAGAGCAATCTGTTGCGAGGGACAAAGAAATCCGCGAGCTCAAGCAAGAGATTGTCCGGATGAGAGAATCAGTTACTGAGGAGAAGGACATGGCCGTGGCGGCTTACAAAGAGTCACAAAGCTTTGTTGACTCGATGACCGTCTACTTCTTCGAAGGTTTTGAAGCTTTCAGGCGACGAGCCACTTCTGAGTACCCTGATAAGGACTTCAAGAAATTCGAAGCCGATGACTACCTAGCTTCGCTTATTTCTGAGGGCCAGGTCACCGAGGAGGAACTTTTTAATGAAACCAACACCAACACTGGTAACCTGCTAGCTACTGATGAAGACGATTATAAGAAGACGCAAAAAGGCAAGTCTGAGTAG